From a region of the Mytilus galloprovincialis chromosome 3, xbMytGall1.hap1.1, whole genome shotgun sequence genome:
- the LOC143068429 gene encoding uncharacterized protein LOC143068429 has product MPKTNSRMKKKERNRTGGGPAPKPISVAEENIINALKDTSSFKGIDDGMETSVGFPQQTETSESTPIQFSIQESSSSDPIYFAEPVSSPIPAQIAVSGCQTSDEPPSSVESIWIRRLEEVHQRNKETRYTEHANLPVSAQIPPSCPNSSTQQPPKARYMFYMKEYNSLLISTH; this is encoded by the exons ATGCCAAAGACAAATTCACGTATGAAAAAAAAGGAGAGAAACAGGACAGGAGGAGGACCTGCTCCAAAGCCAATAAGTGTTGCCGAGGAGAATATTATAAATGCCTTAAAAGACACCTCCTCCTTCAAAGGAATTGATGATGGGATGGAAACTTCAGTGG GGTTTCCTCAGCAGACAGAAACAAGTGAGAGTACACCAATACAATTCAGTATACAAG AAAGCTCATCATCTGATCCAATATATTTTGCTGAACCTGTCAGCTCACCAATTCCAGCACAGATTGCTGTCTCAGGATGCCAGACATCTGATG AACCACCATCTTCTGTGGAGAGTATATGGATTAGGAGACTGGAAGAGGTTCATCAGAGAAATAAAGAAACACGTTATACTGAACATGCAAACCTACCAGTGTCTGCCCAAATACCTCCTTCATGCCCTAATAGCAGCACTCAGCAACCACCTAAAGCtagatatatgttttatatgaaaGAATACAACAGCCTTTTAATTTCTACACACTAA